Within the bacterium genome, the region TTCGCGGTGGGAATGTCTTTGCTTTTATGCAACGAGGTTACTCTCTGCCTAATACTACAACGTCAAGTATACACTGTCTTCTTTAGAAGGCCGGCTTGACCCCAAAGGGGTCGCCTGTCATAGCCCACGGGCAGCGCCCGGGAAACCGATAAAATCCATCGCGTATAGCCCTGCAGAGGCGGCATTCCCGACCCGGGTCTATGGCGCCCGGTTGGGCCTTGGCGATATCTTATGATTACCGATCTTCCAGGGCGTTGCCCTTCGCTTCCACATTTCGCACCTTGGGCCTATTTGTCTGTGCAAGAGAATTCGACTCAACGTTGTAGTACTGATGGATGAAACGGCATTCTATCAGTTGGGTTGTTTCTATCAGTTGGAATGTCTTGCTTTCTCATCAAGCAACGATTTCATGTCAAAACAACGAATCACCGTATCCTGCATTATGGCAAGGAGGGTTGGCATGCCGGCAAGACGCAGTGGCAACATGACCGCGAGTTTTCAAATGCTGCGAAATGTGATACTCATGCTGTTGGCGGTGGCGTGTGGACTGCCGGGCTTTGTTTCGGCACAGTCGCAGGCGCCCAAACTAAAGGATTTCGAGTGGCTGCTGGGCACCTGGAAACGCCAATCAGCCAAGAGTATCACTTATGAAAGCTGGCGCAAACTGAGCGAGAGAACGTTTGAAGGCGAGGGCGTGCGCCGTTCCAAGGCCACCGGCGACAGCATGCTGGTCGAGGCGCTGGTGCTGGCGGAAATGCGGGGCGAGATCTTCTACCTCGCGAAAGTGGCGGAGAATCGCTTGCCCGTGGCGTTCCGGCTCACTTCACTCGAGGGCGGCCGCGCGGTTTTTGAAAATCCCGAGCATGATTTTCCGCAGCGCATCACTTATATCCTCAATGCCGATGGTTCACTGCTGGTCATCACTGCGGGCAAAGAGGGTGGTCAGGGTGAAGCGAAGCAGATCGAATTCTCGTTTCAGAAGCTTGAGTGAAGCAAGTTACTCGTAGCGCAGCGCCTTGACGGGATTCGCCACCGCGGCCTTGGTCGCCTGTAAGCTCACCGTCAAAAGAGCAATGGCCAAAGCCAGCCCGCCGCCGAGTAAAAAGGGGCGAGGACCCAAGTCCAGGCGATAGGCAAAATTTTCCAACCAGGTATCGGTGGCGTAATATGCCACGGGCACGGCCAGCGCAAACGCGAGCAGCACCAGCCGGCTGAATTCTTTGGAGAGCAGCAGCAGAATGGACGGCACGGTAGCGCCCAGCACTTTGCGAATGCCGATTTCCTTGGTGCGCTGCTCGGCCGTGAAGGAAGCCAGTCCCAGCAGCCCCAAACAAGCCACGAAGAAGGCGAGAAACGTGAACGCGCTGAACAGCCGGCCCAGGCGTTCTTCGGTTTGATAGAGCCGGTCAAAGTCGGCATCGAGAAAACGATAGTCCAAGGGCAAATCCGGCTCGCAGGCCCGCCACTGTTCGGCGAGGAACGGTAGCGCAGCCGCAGTTTGCTGCGGCGCCAGGCGAATCGCCGCGCTCCACGACCACTCGGGCTTGATATCCAACACCAGCGGCTCGATTTTTTGATGCAGTGATTTGAAATGGAAATCCTTCACCACCCCGATCACCTGACCCATCTCTTCATCCCACACCCGAAACGGGCGGCCGACCGGATCTTCCCATCCCAATTCGCGCACGGCGGTTTCATTCAAAATGTAAGCGTGTCCAGCATCGGTGGAAAACTCGCGGGAGAAGTTGCGGCCCTGCATGATCTGCAAGCCGAGGGTGGGCACGGTTTCCTCATCCACCAGCATGGTGTAGAAGCTTCTGGTTTCCGGCTCTTCCTTGCCGGGCCAGACGTAGCCGCGGCTGGTGCCGACGCGGCCGGGCACGTTGGCCACCAGCGCAACGTTGCGCACGCCGGGATGCGCCAACAGTGATTGTCGAAACGCCGCGAAGCGCTGTTTAGCCGCGCCGCTGAGATTGAGATGGAGCACCTGTTCCTTGTCGAAGCCCAGCTCATGCGTTTTCATGTAGGCAAGTTGATCGCGGACGGTGAGAATCGCGATCAACAGGAAAACTGCGATGCTGAATTGCGCGACGATCAAGCCCTTGCGCAGCGCCGCGCCTTGGGCGCCGCGGGTGACCAGGCCTTTCAGAACTTTCGCCGGGTCGAATCCCGAGAGAATCACCGCCGGATAGATCGCGGCCAGCACGCTCGCCGCCAAGCCGATACCCGCCAGCAACAGCAACAAGCCGGGATTGGCGAACACCTCCACTGCCAGCTTTCCGCCCCCCAGTTCGCCGGCGAGCGGCGCTGCCGTTTGCAGGAGAGCCAGCGCCAACCCGACCGCGCAGATGCCGGCGAGCAGCGATTCCCCGAACAACTGCAGCAGCAGCGTCCCCCGATCGGCGCCCACGACTTTGCGCACGCCGATCTCTTTCGCGCGTTGCGCCGCCCGTGCCGTGGCCAGATTCACGAAATTGATGCAGGCGATGAACAGAATGAGCACAGCCAAGGCGGAGAAAATGTAGAGGTGGCGTTTATCGCTGTTGCTGCCGATGTCCCAGCGCACCTCAGTGGTGAGATGAATGTCGGTAATCGGCTGCAGCGCCAGCGCGGTGGAGTTGGCGGCCTCGGCATTGCGATATTTCTGCAGAAACTCGGGAAAGCGACTGGTGTAGTTCTCCGGCGCGGCGCCGGCGGGCAGCAAAAGATAGGTGTAGTAGTTGAAATTCGTGTATTCCGCCAGCGCCTGTTCCCCCATGAAGGCGGTAATCGTGTGGAATGAGGTCAGATAGTCAAACTGCAGATGCGAGTTCTTGGGGAGCGGCTGCAGCACGCCGGTGATTCTGAGATCCAGCTTCAAATCACCGCGCAACAGCGTCAGCGTTTTGCCTACGGGATTGTCGCGGCCAAACCAGGCTGCAGCCGCTGCCGGCGACAGCACCATGGTGTTGGGCGCGGCCAGCGCGGTGGCGGGATCACCCTGGCGCAGTGGAAAAGTGAAGACGCGAAACACCGCAGAGTCCGCATAGAAAAACCCGTCCACCGTGCGCGTTTCGCTGCCCGCTTTGAGATTGGCGCGGCTGTTGGCCGTGAAGAACCGCACCACTTCAAGCTCGGGAAACTCCTGCTTCAGATGCGTGGCATAGCCGGAGGCGCTGATCGCCGAGCGCTCCGGCTCGCCCTCGCGGGCAGCATGCAGCAGGCGATAGAGGCGGGGCGCATGCTGGTGAAAGCGGTCAAAACTGCGCTCCTGGCGGACGTAAAGCAGGATGAAGAAGCAGCACGCCAGGCCGAGGGCCAGCCCGCTGAGGTTGATGAAGGTGTAGCCCTTGTGCTTGGCCAGGTTGCGCAAAGCAATCGTCAGGTAATGTTTCAGCATCAGGTCTGTGCTCCGATTGGATTCAGCCTCCGGTTTGGCACCTCCACGAGGCGGCCTCTTTTAAGGTTGCAGAATGAGACAAGCAAGTCCGAGAAAAGGTTGCCGGCGGGTGCAAGAGGTCATGGTGGTGTGCTGCTGTCGCGCTGCGTCACGAGGGCCTGCGGGAAGTGAATGGAGGTGAATCGGGCATCCTGCCGCGCATTCGCGTCAATGCACTTGTGTCTGACAAAATGAATCGCTTCTTTCCAACGCACCTTTTCAACCGGAAGGAGAACGCGATGACAACTCTGTTGCGAGGCCGCATTGCCGTGCTGGTGCTGCTGCTTTGGGTGTTGCCGCTGTGCGCGCAGGAAGCCGGCCGCTTTGCCGGGGCCATCAAAACCATCGAGCAGACGGTGGCAAAGCAAATGGCAAGTGATCGGACTCCCGCGGTTTCCATTGCCTTCATGAAAGATGATTTTCAGTGGGCGCGGGGATTCGGCTGGGCGGACTTGGAGAATCAAGTGCCGGCCACGGAAAAATCCATGTATCGTCTCGCCTCGGTCACCAAGCCTATGACCGCGGCGGCGATCCTGCAATTGGCGGAGCACGGCCGGATCGATCTCGATCGCGAGGTGCAGGCATACGTGCCCTATTTCCCGCAAAAGGCCTGGCCGGTCACGGTGCGCCAGCTTCTCGGCCATCTCGGCGGCATCAGCCATTACAAGAATGCCGCGGCAGAGCTGCATATCACCGCGCCGAAGTCGACGCGCGAGGCCATCGCCATCTTCCAGGATTTTGATTTGGTCGCCGAGCCGGGTACGCGCTACAACTATTCCAGCTACGGCTACAATCTGCTCGGCGCGGTGATTGAAGGCGCCTCCGGCATGTCGTATGGTGAATACATGCGTCAGCATGTTTGGGAGCCGCTGGGCATGCACGACACTCGCCTCGATGATCCCTATGATTTGATTCCGCACCGCGTGCGCGGCTATCAACTCGTCGAAGGCGAGATCAAGAATTCCGAGTTTGTCAACCTCAGCAGCCGCTTTGCCGCGGGCGGCACGCGCAGTACGGTGTTGGACATGGTCAAGTTTGCGCACGGCCTGAACACCGGCAAGCTGCTTTCCCGCGCCAGCCTCGAGCAGATGTATGAAGCCATGGCGACCAAAGACGGTCGCCTCACCGACTACGGCATGGGCTGGGGCACGGGCCATAGTCTCGGCCACTTCATGGTGCGCCACAGCGGCGGTCAGCAGGAGACACGCACCATGCTTTACAATTATCCGTGCTGCAATTTCATCGTTGCGGTTGCCTGCAATTTCGAAAGCGCCAATCCGGCGGCCTATGCCAACCTCGTGGTGGCCGCCGTTTTGGAAGAACCCGCCAATATCGTGGCCTACGCGCCCGACAAAGTCAGCGACGCCATCTTGCTCGGCCTGCGCGAAGTTTTTGCGAGCGGCTTGAATGACTTCCAGCGGTTCGGCAAAGCAACGAGCGAGGATCCGGCGGAGCTGGCGCAAGCGTTTTCCTATTTCAATCAGCACGTCAGCCCTCCGGCCTTGCAGCGAGATCACGCTGCGGCGCTGCAGAAAATCCGCGAGGGCCGCCATCCCGTTGCGCAGCAGGCATTCAGCAAGATCGGCTCCTACATGGCCGCGCGCCTCAAAGCAAAAGCCGGCGCAGTCCGGCTCGAGAGTTATCATCAAACCGGCGCGATTCCATTCTTCCATGACTATATCGCCCTGTACCAGCAGGATGCTCGCCACCCTGCCACCTTCCGCTTTCACGCTGCTTTCGAAAAATCAGTGCAGCGCTGGCAACGTGACTGGCAACGGACGTGGACGCCAGAAGTGCGCGCCCTGGCGCTGGCGCCGCGCTCTGATTTCGCCGCGGTGCAGGCTCATCTGCAGAAGCTGTTCGCCGGCGCGCAAATCTATCCGAGTTTCATCAGCGAATTTGATGAGGCGATCGTGCAGTACATGCTGCGCGGCGAGCACGAGAAAGCGCTGGCCGCGGGAGAAACGGGCACGGCGCTTTATCCCAGCTCGGACGCGCTCCTGGCCGGACACGGCGTCGCACTTGCTCTCTTCGGCGCGAAGGAAAAAGGCCTGGCCCGCATCAAACAGGCCGCGGCCCGCAATCCCCAAGGCTCGGCCGGCGCCGAAGGTTTGAATCGCCTCGCCTACGAGCTTGCCGGCCGCGGACAGCTTGACCAGGGCATGGCCTTGCTGCAAATCGCCGTGGAATTGTATCCTCAAACAGCCAATCTCTACGACAGTCTGGGGGAGTTTCACTTGCAGAAAGGGGACCGGCAGCAGGCAATCACCTATTACCAGAAGGCCTTGGAGATTGATCCCAACTTCCAAAACGCGAAGGCCATGCTGGAGAAAATCACAAAGTAATCCGGCCAGAGTTACTTGCTGCTGCGCAGCAGCGGGGCCGGCATTGCGCGCGGCTCGCGGGCGGGCCGGCAACTTGATTTTGCAGGAACGATCGCACGATGAGGAATCTCACACCAATCTGCATTCGTCTTTTCCATTCTCCCGGACTCCGCAACCACACCGCGAGGAGTATCAGAGCCCGTTGGCGTGGCGGCCTTGCGCTGATCTTGTTGCCGCTCTTTGCCGCGTGGGGGCAGGCTGCCGACGCGCCGGAGGATTCCGCTTTCCCGGCTTATTGCCTGCCTCATACCGAAGTGCGATCATTGCATTCCGCCGTCACTGAAATTGACTACACCCTGTACGTGAGCTTGCCGCGGCAGTATGCCGGGACGAACAAAGCATATCCCGTCGTCTTCGTGTTGGATGCGGATTACGCCTTCGCGCTGGCGCACAATATCATCGAACATCTGGTTGACCGGCGGAATCTGCCGGAGATGATGGTGGTGGGCATTGCCTATGCCGGCGCGAGCCAGGTCCTGCCCGTATACCGTCACAACCGCACGCGCGATTACACGCCCACGCACACACTGGACGGCGGCTATGGCCCGGAATTTCAGAAATTCTCCGGCGGCGGGGAGCAATTCCGCCGGTTCATTGTGACCGAACTGATTCCGTTCATCGCGGCGCAGTATCGCGTCAAGCCCAACGACCGCACCCTCGTCGGCCATTCCTATGGCGGCTTGTTTGCCACTTACCTGCTGCTGACGAATCCGGAGGCCTTTCAGAGATACATCATCGTCAGCCCATCGTACTGGTATGACCACCGCGTCATCTTCACGTTCGAGGCGCAAGCGGCCACGGGCCGGCAGCAGCTACCGGCGCGCGTATTTTTGGCGGTGGGCAGCCAGGAGAATCCCATCATGGCGCAAGATCTGGAGCAATTCGCCACCGTGCTGGCTTCCCGAAAATATCAGGGACTGCAAATGAGCAGCCGAATTTTCCCGGACGAGAATCACAACAGCGTTTTTCCTGCGGCATTGACCCGGGGATTGCGTGTGGTGTTCGAGGGTGAAACTCCCTAGATTGCGACCGGCGCAGACGTGTGCAGGGTTACGCCGGTCTGCCGAGGGGGCAGGCTATAGATACTGCACTGGGGTTTTGTGAAAAAATTGGCGCTGGGCTTGAATCTTCGCAGAGCTGTGGCCGGCAAAGGATCGGTTCAAGATGGCAGCGCCGCGTGATGCGATTGACAACGATTCCCATGGTTGGCATGATGAAAACCGTTCCAATCCTGTCTAAAATCCGGTTCGCCGGCTGGATCAGCGCTGCGTGCATGCTCGTTCTCGCGGCGTGCCAGGGCGAGCGCCCGCCGTTAGTGGCGGAATGGCGGGAAATCAAGATCACCCAGTCCGATTTCGAGAGATCCTACTTTCAGTATTGGCAAACCACCAGCGCGCCCGATTCACCGGCGTTGCGCCGTCAGTTCGCGCAACAAATGATCGAACAGGAATTGATCGCGCACGTGGGCATGGCTAAAGGACTGCACCAAACCGCCGAAGTGCAGCGGCCCCTGCAGCGGGATTTCAGGCGCTTTCTGCGGCGGCGCTATCTCGAAGTGACGCTCAAGGACACCATCGCCGCGCCGACTGCAGCCGAAATCGCTGTCGCCCGGCAGCGGCAAAACACACAACTGCGCGTGCGGCAGTTGTTCGCCAGATCCGAAGAAGAAATGCAAAGCCTGAGGCAGCAGTTGCAGCAGGGCGTTCCCTTTGAAGCATTGGCAGCGGCCACCCTCCCCGACAGCGCGCTGGCCGCGGCCGGCGGGGATCTCGGCTGGCTCGGTTGGGGCGACACCGATCTGCCGGTGGAGGAGGCGCTTTATCAGCTCGAGCGCGGCGAGATTTCGCCGCCGGTGCAATCGTTGATGGGCTGGCATGTTTTCCGCGTGGATTCGATTCGCACCACGCTGCGCTTCGGCGAGGTAACCCCGTGGGAGCGGGAGGATCTTTACCAACGCCTGCTCAGCCGGCGGTTGGATATGGCCGCCGCCCGGCATTTGCGCGAGCTGGTGTGGAACAAACCGCTGGTGGTGAACATGGCCGTGCTCGGCCGCGTGTGGGAATATCTCGCGCCCATCCTGCAGCATTCGACGCAGCCGCGCTGGCCGCAGGCCTTGCAGGAGATCGAGCGCAAGCCGCCACTCGATTCGTTTCAGGAGATTGCGGCCACGGTGGCAGGCGAGCCGTTCACGGTGCAGGAATTCTTCGAGGCGCTGCCGGAGTTGCCGCGCCACTTGTTGCAGCCGAATTTGAAGAAAGCATTGGAAGTGGCGCTGCGTGATAAAATCTTGACGACAACCGCCCAAGCCGGCGGCTTCGCCAATGATCCGGTGGTGCGCGAGAAGGCCCGGCGCGCCGAGCTGCAGTACGCCTACCACGCGACCCTGGCCGCGCAAGACTCGGTTACCGATGCAGCGGCGGCGCTGCACGAATTCTATGCCAAACACCGCGCGCGCTACGGCGAGCGAGTCGAATCCGAAGTGTATGAGATTCTGGTTGCGCAGCGCGATTCCGCACTGGCCATCGCCAAGGCCATTCAAGCCGGCAGCGATTTTGGTGAAATGGCTCGGCGTTATTCCCGGCGGGCCGCAACACGGGAGCGCGGCGGTTTTCTGGGAGTGATTTCAGATCAGGAAAGCGCTTTTGGACAGCAGGCCGCGCGACTGCAGTCCGGCAATCTTTATGCGCCGTTGGCAACAGCGGAGGGATACAGCATCATACGCATTGGCCGGCAGAATCGCCGCGCGCCGAAATGGGAGGAGATCGAAGCACGCGTGCGCGAAGACTGGCAGCGGTCCGCGTGGCAAAGCAGGCAGCAAAGCCTGTTGCCCGCGGACTACCGCCCAGAAGCCATCAAGTTCTATGAAGAGAATCTCACCCAAGCCCTCCGGCAGCGGGGCACGGTGTTTTAGAACGGCAATGCCAGCGCTGTCGCTCTGCTGCAATCTTGCCCGAGCATAATCTCACCGCTCGTGTCGTTGGACGCGGTGGCCCCAGTTCCAGACCAACGTGACTGCCCGTCTGGGCCGGCTGCCCGGCCAGCATTTTCATTTCACTCCTTCATGCCCGCCAGGGCAATCCCCTGAATAAAGTATTTCTGCGCGGTGAAAAAGAGTGTGAACACCGGAATGATCATCAGCAGCGAGGCGGCGGTCAGCGGCCCCCATTCGGTTTCGCCGTAGCGCGAGGAAAAGGCCTGCAAGCCCAGCGAGAGCGTGTAGAGCGCCTGATCCTGCAAATAGATCAGGGGATTCAAAAAGTCGTTCCACGAGGCCATGAACTGCAGGATGATGACAGCGATCAAAGCCGGGCGCACCAGCGGCAGGGCAATGGTGAAGTAGGTGCGCCAGGAGCTGGCGCCGTCGATCTCCGCGGCCTCGAACAGTTCGCGCGGCAGCCCTTTGAAGAATTGCCGCAACAGAAAAATGTAGAACGCCGTGCCGAACAGTGAAGGCAGCCACAAGGGCGTGAGCGTGTCGACCAAGCCGAGCTTGGCGAAGATCAAGTATACCGGCACCATGGTGACTTGCGGCGGCAACATCATGGTGCTGAGCAGCAGCAGAAACATGGCTTCGCGGCCCGGCCAGCGATAGCGGGCAAAGGCAAACGCCACCAGCGAGCTGGCCAGCGCCGTCCCCAAAATGGAAAGGCTGGTGACCAGTATAGTGTTGCCGAGATAACGCCACAGCGGGATGCGCGCCATGGCGCGGCCGTAGTTGTCCCAGGCCACGGGATTCGGCACGAAGAACTCCGCTAACGTATCCGAGCTGACTACCTGGGCATCCGTCTTGAACGAGGTCGCGATCAGCCAGATGATGGGCAGGGCAAAGAGCAGCGAGGTGGCGCACAGCACCAGGTGATACAACACCCGGCGCTGGATGAACTGTTGCAACCGCTGCTGCCAGCCGGCAGCGCGGCCGCCTGCCGGTGCAAGTCGTCGATCATTCATCGGCATAGTAAACCCATTTCGGCGCCAGCTTGAAATTGACCAGCGTGAGGACGAGAATGATGAGAAAGAGAATCCACGCCATCGCGCTGGCGTAACCCATTTTGAAATATTTGAAAGCATTGTCGAACAGATAGAAGACATACATGCGCAGGGAATCCTCCGGGCCGCCGCGCGCGTCCAGCAAGTAGGGCTGCGTGAAGATTTGAAAATAGGCGATCAGGCTCATGATCAAATTGAAGAAGACATAAGGGCTGAGCAGGGGCAGAGTGATGCGGAAGAAGCGGCCCACCGTGCCCGCGCCATCGATGCGCGCCGCCTCGTAGAGCGAGGGTGGGATGCTCTTCAGGCCGGCAAGCCAAATCACCATCGAGCCGCCCGCGCCCCACAGCAGCATCATGATGACCGCAACTTTGGTGTAGCGGGGATCGCCCAGCCAGTTGATCGAAGCCATGCCCGCCTGGGCCAGCACGAAATTGATCAGCCCGTTTTGCGGATTAAGCAGAAACATCCACACGATCGCCACTGCCACCGCGGGCACGATCGCGGGCAGATAGAGAATGGTGCGATACCAGCGCACGCTGCGGCCGGTTTGATTGACCAGCAGTGCGATGCTCAGGCCGGTGATCAAACTCAGCGGCACACCGAAGGCGGCAAGATAGAGCGTGTTGCCCAGGCTTCTCCAAAACATCATGTCCTGGCCGCTGAACATCGCGACAAAGTTTTTGAATCCCACCCAGCGCGGCAGCGAGAGCACATCGTATTCGGTGAGACTGAGCAGGAGGGAAGTCAGCGTCGGCCAGAACATGAGCACGAGAAAGCCGATGACCCACGGCAATGCGAAGATCAAACCGGTTCTGGCCTCCAGCCAGGCGCGCGGCGAGGCTTGACGCAGCCGCCGCAAGTGCCAGAGGAGCACGGCCAGCCCGGTCAGCAGCAGCACCGCGGCCAGCGCGAAACTCCATTGCAGCGGCACGACGGGCCGCGTTTCATCGGCGTAGAAAGCATCCACGGCTTTTTGTACCTGTTGTGCGCTCTCGCGCAGCGCCTGCTCCGGCGTGAGCGCGCCGTAAGTCGCCAGATCGGTGGCGCGCACATGCTCATCCCACAACTGCTGGCCCACCGGCGTCACCGGCCGAAAATGCGAGACGTTCAACAGCTCAACGAAGACTTCCTGCGCGCGCTGCAGAGCCGGCACGGGAATCGGAAAGGCGCGCAGCCGCTCTTCATTCGCAGCTTTGTGCGCGATCAGTTTGGGGACGTAGAGGGCGTTGCCGGTCTCGGCATTCACCCGGCTTTGTTCCTCGCCCTCGGCAAGCAAGCCGGCTGGTGAGACCAGATACTCGATGAGGCGCCAGGTTTCATCGGGATGCTTGCTTTTGGTTGGAATGACCCAGGCAAAGCCGCCCGACCATGTGGTCGTCGGCTTGCCTGGCGGTGCGGGCGGCGGAGCCACGCCCAGCTCGAAATCCGGCGCCAGGCGCGCGAGTTTGTTGAGATACCAATTGCCGTCGATGCGCATTGCCAACTTGCCGATGAGGAAAGGATCGGTCGCGTCGCGACCATAACCGCGCTCGAACGGATCCACCACGTCGCGGCGTCCGCCCAAAGCATCATAGAGGCGTTTGATGTAAACGAGCGCCTCGCGCACTTCCGGACTGTCGAGCAGCACGCGGCGGCCATCTTCGCTCAGAAAGCGGGCGCCGTTGAGCCAGCCGTAGAGATAGAGCCAGGAATTGCCGAGAATCGGCGCGAATCCGAGTTGTTCGGCCTGGCCCTGGGCATTGTATTTCGTCAGGCGTTGCGCATAGACGATGAGTTCCTCCCAGTCGCGCGGCGGCCGTTCCGGATCCAGGCCGGCGGCGCGAAACAGCTTCTTGTTCCAAAAAAAGGCGCGGGCGTCAGTGCCATAAGGAATGCCGTACAGCCGGCCGTCGAAAGTGCATTCCGCCCGTGGCGCGGTGTAAAAGTCAGCAGGATTGACAGTGGAGTTGGCGACGTAATCATCCAACGGCAGCAGCGCGCCGCGCGCCGCCCAGCCTGCCAGCGTGAAACGATCGAGAAAAACCAAATCAGGTGTTTTGCCGGCGGCCAGCGCGGTCATGAATTTCTGGCTGAAGCCGCTGCCCTCGGTCGCAACTTCCGCTTTGCCCGCCGTGACGATTTTCAAGGCGATCCCGGGTTGGCCGGCAGCATATCGTTCCAAGACCCGCACCAGGCCAAGATCATCCGTGTGCGGCGAGAGTCCCCAAATCGTGATCTGTTTGGGTTGGTCTGCGGCGGTTGTCGGCAGTGCGCACAGCAGCGCCAAGCAGCCCAAGCGTACCAGCCTGGTGAGCAAGGATCGGCGTGGCTGGGATTCAGCCGGGGCGCGTGCCGCCGCAGCCGAGCGAAAGTGGTTGCCGGAGTTTTGCATCATCAGTCTCAAGGGTTATCGAAGCAACAGCAGTTTGCGGGTCAGGCGTTGCGCGCCCACCTCCAGTTGAGCCAAATACAAACCGCTGGCAAGCTCCAGCGCCTGCCAAGTGATTTCATGTCTGCCGGCAGGCTTGAAGGCGTCGATTAAAGTCGTGATCAGCTTGCCGTTGGCGTCATAGATCTTGAGGCGGACGTGGCTCGCTTGCGCCAGCGAGAATTGCATGCGGGTCGCGGCATTGAAGGGATTGGGATAATTTGGAGACAGCATGAAATCCGGGCGGCTGGCGGAAACGGTTTCGCGCTGAGCAACTGCAGTGACCACGACCTGCGGTGAGAGCTTGCGGTTGATCATGATCATCGCGGCGTCTGCGATCAAGTTCTCACCGCGCGCCGCCAGTGTATTATCCAGCTTGAGAACGCGCCGCATGCCGGCCGGCAAATAAATATCCGCAATCTTCTGCCAGCCGGCGCTCGCGAGGTCGGTTTGATCCCGCACGAAAGAACTCGAGTCGGAACCGGAGAAGACGGTGAAGCGCGCCTGCCTGGTGTTGGTGCTCGCAGGAACGAAATAAGCATACACGCCGAACCAGGCCGCGAATGGAACATTGAATTCATACGAAATCGTGGCCAAACTGCCGGCAGCGGCACGCAGCACGTTGCCGCGAAAACCATTGAAATTGGCGGCGGCCCACGCGCCGGTCACCGCTGCGCCGGCCTCATCTTCGTTCACGATGGTGGCTTTGGGCCGCCACACTTGGCCGTTGCGTTCCGGCAGCAACGCCGGCTGGGCATAGTAGGTTGCTTGCAAGGTGTCGCCCAGCAAATTGTTGCGGCTGCGCAGCGCTTCGTAGAAAAAGAACACTTCACCGCTGACGTTGCGTTCGCGGTTGGCGCGCAAGCAGGCCAGTAGAAACTCCGGGGTGATGAGATAACTGCCCACCTGCGCGAGCAGGCCCGCATAAAACGTGCGCCGGCGATCCAGCGGCACGTAGCTCAGCGATTTGTTCAATTCAAAGAGATAATCGGAAAAGCTGTAGCGGTAGAGTTGC harbors:
- a CDS encoding DUF6265 family protein; amino-acid sequence: MPARRSGNMTASFQMLRNVILMLLAVACGLPGFVSAQSQAPKLKDFEWLLGTWKRQSAKSITYESWRKLSERTFEGEGVRRSKATGDSMLVEALVLAEMRGEIFYLAKVAENRLPVAFRLTSLEGGRAVFENPEHDFPQRITYILNADGSLLVITAGKEGGQGEAKQIEFSFQKLE
- a CDS encoding ABC transporter permease — translated: MLKHYLTIALRNLAKHKGYTFINLSGLALGLACCFFILLYVRQERSFDRFHQHAPRLYRLLHAAREGEPERSAISASGYATHLKQEFPELEVVRFFTANSRANLKAGSETRTVDGFFYADSAVFRVFTFPLRQGDPATALAAPNTMVLSPAAAAAWFGRDNPVGKTLTLLRGDLKLDLRITGVLQPLPKNSHLQFDYLTSFHTITAFMGEQALAEYTNFNYYTYLLLPAGAAPENYTSRFPEFLQKYRNAEAANSTALALQPITDIHLTTEVRWDIGSNSDKRHLYIFSALAVLILFIACINFVNLATARAAQRAKEIGVRKVVGADRGTLLLQLFGESLLAGICAVGLALALLQTAAPLAGELGGGKLAVEVFANPGLLLLLAGIGLAASVLAAIYPAVILSGFDPAKVLKGLVTRGAQGAALRKGLIVAQFSIAVFLLIAILTVRDQLAYMKTHELGFDKEQVLHLNLSGAAKQRFAAFRQSLLAHPGVRNVALVANVPGRVGTSRGYVWPGKEEPETRSFYTMLVDEETVPTLGLQIMQGRNFSREFSTDAGHAYILNETAVRELGWEDPVGRPFRVWDEEMGQVIGVVKDFHFKSLHQKIEPLVLDIKPEWSWSAAIRLAPQQTAAALPFLAEQWRACEPDLPLDYRFLDADFDRLYQTEERLGRLFSAFTFLAFFVACLGLLGLASFTAEQRTKEIGIRKVLGATVPSILLLLSKEFSRLVLLAFALAVPVAYYATDTWLENFAYRLDLGPRPFLLGGGLALAIALLTVSLQATKAAVANPVKALRYE
- a CDS encoding serine hydrolase yields the protein MTTLLRGRIAVLVLLLWVLPLCAQEAGRFAGAIKTIEQTVAKQMASDRTPAVSIAFMKDDFQWARGFGWADLENQVPATEKSMYRLASVTKPMTAAAILQLAEHGRIDLDREVQAYVPYFPQKAWPVTVRQLLGHLGGISHYKNAAAELHITAPKSTREAIAIFQDFDLVAEPGTRYNYSSYGYNLLGAVIEGASGMSYGEYMRQHVWEPLGMHDTRLDDPYDLIPHRVRGYQLVEGEIKNSEFVNLSSRFAAGGTRSTVLDMVKFAHGLNTGKLLSRASLEQMYEAMATKDGRLTDYGMGWGTGHSLGHFMVRHSGGQQETRTMLYNYPCCNFIVAVACNFESANPAAYANLVVAAVLEEPANIVAYAPDKVSDAILLGLREVFASGLNDFQRFGKATSEDPAELAQAFSYFNQHVSPPALQRDHAAALQKIREGRHPVAQQAFSKIGSYMAARLKAKAGAVRLESYHQTGAIPFFHDYIALYQQDARHPATFRFHAAFEKSVQRWQRDWQRTWTPEVRALALAPRSDFAAVQAHLQKLFAGAQIYPSFISEFDEAIVQYMLRGEHEKALAAGETGTALYPSSDALLAGHGVALALFGAKEKGLARIKQAAARNPQGSAGAEGLNRLAYELAGRGQLDQGMALLQIAVELYPQTANLYDSLGEFHLQKGDRQQAITYYQKALEIDPNFQNAKAMLEKITK
- a CDS encoding alpha/beta hydrolase; this translates as MLPLFAAWGQAADAPEDSAFPAYCLPHTEVRSLHSAVTEIDYTLYVSLPRQYAGTNKAYPVVFVLDADYAFALAHNIIEHLVDRRNLPEMMVVGIAYAGASQVLPVYRHNRTRDYTPTHTLDGGYGPEFQKFSGGGEQFRRFIVTELIPFIAAQYRVKPNDRTLVGHSYGGLFATYLLLTNPEAFQRYIIVSPSYWYDHRVIFTFEAQAATGRQQLPARVFLAVGSQENPIMAQDLEQFATVLASRKYQGLQMSSRIFPDENHNSVFPAALTRGLRVVFEGETP
- a CDS encoding peptidylprolyl isomerase, yielding MRLTTIPMVGMMKTVPILSKIRFAGWISAACMLVLAACQGERPPLVAEWREIKITQSDFERSYFQYWQTTSAPDSPALRRQFAQQMIEQELIAHVGMAKGLHQTAEVQRPLQRDFRRFLRRRYLEVTLKDTIAAPTAAEIAVARQRQNTQLRVRQLFARSEEEMQSLRQQLQQGVPFEALAAATLPDSALAAAGGDLGWLGWGDTDLPVEEALYQLERGEISPPVQSLMGWHVFRVDSIRTTLRFGEVTPWEREDLYQRLLSRRLDMAAARHLRELVWNKPLVVNMAVLGRVWEYLAPILQHSTQPRWPQALQEIERKPPLDSFQEIAATVAGEPFTVQEFFEALPELPRHLLQPNLKKALEVALRDKILTTTAQAGGFANDPVVREKARRAELQYAYHATLAAQDSVTDAAAALHEFYAKHRARYGERVESEVYEILVAQRDSALAIAKAIQAGSDFGEMARRYSRRAATRERGGFLGVISDQESAFGQQAARLQSGNLYAPLATAEGYSIIRIGRQNRRAPKWEEIEARVREDWQRSAWQSRQQSLLPADYRPEAIKFYEENLTQALRQRGTVF